The proteins below are encoded in one region of Peribacillus muralis:
- a CDS encoding sigma-54 interaction domain-containing protein, translated as MNDEMLEAELQKIIETSNNNILITDQDGIILYSNPKLWEIYGMKSDSYIGTSVYQLEKDGLLTPSINALVLKEKKAKRIMQQTKTGHVVMSTGYPIFNKEGILARVISYGQDQTDILQLQDQFEHLQRKVKGYQTEVEDLREKELDHQDMIARSNETKHILKTLHNVAKTDATILLLGPSGVGKSTFARAIHDQSNRKKEPFIEVNCSTIPDSLFESEIFGYESGAFTGASKQGSQGLIEQADSGTLFLDEIGELPLAMQAKLLKVLQEKKLKRLGGKKEIHINFRLVAATNQDLKKMVSEGRFRLDLFYRLNVIPIQIPALHERKEDIPLLIEHYLRKTNAKYHKSKKIQPSTYEVLTHYDWPGNIRELENLIERLILTIEETNISPEHLPQSITGQIHQPEDSSLLEMEQKWEEKFDLKRTLEKVEIQLLTKASKQCKTTYELADHLGISQPTVIYKLKKYKKYF; from the coding sequence ATGAATGACGAAATGCTGGAGGCAGAATTACAAAAGATCATTGAAACCTCGAATAATAATATCCTCATAACGGATCAAGATGGAATCATTTTATATTCCAACCCAAAGCTGTGGGAGATATACGGCATGAAAAGTGACTCTTATATTGGAACGTCCGTTTATCAATTAGAAAAAGATGGCTTGCTCACCCCTTCCATTAATGCGCTTGTATTAAAAGAAAAGAAAGCGAAACGGATCATGCAACAAACAAAAACCGGTCATGTGGTCATGTCGACAGGCTATCCTATATTCAATAAGGAAGGCATCCTCGCAAGGGTAATCAGTTATGGTCAGGATCAAACCGATATTCTCCAATTGCAGGACCAATTTGAGCACCTGCAACGAAAAGTTAAAGGCTATCAAACGGAAGTTGAGGATTTAAGGGAAAAGGAACTGGATCACCAGGATATGATTGCGAGGAGTAACGAAACGAAGCACATTTTAAAAACGCTACATAATGTTGCGAAAACCGATGCCACGATCCTCTTATTGGGACCTTCAGGGGTAGGGAAAAGCACATTCGCTCGTGCAATCCATGATCAAAGCAACCGGAAGAAAGAGCCCTTCATTGAAGTGAATTGCAGCACGATACCTGATAGTCTGTTTGAATCAGAGATATTCGGCTATGAATCGGGAGCTTTTACAGGGGCGAGCAAGCAGGGGAGCCAGGGCTTGATTGAACAGGCCGACAGCGGAACTCTTTTCTTGGATGAAATCGGAGAACTCCCACTTGCCATGCAAGCTAAATTATTGAAAGTGTTACAGGAAAAAAAGCTAAAGCGTCTCGGAGGGAAAAAAGAAATCCATATTAATTTCCGCCTTGTTGCCGCAACGAATCAAGATTTAAAGAAGATGGTGAGTGAGGGGAGATTCAGGCTCGATTTATTTTATCGATTGAATGTGATTCCCATCCAGATTCCGGCCTTACATGAACGTAAAGAGGATATCCCTCTCTTAATAGAACATTACTTACGGAAAACCAATGCTAAATACCACAAATCGAAAAAAATCCAACCATCGACATATGAAGTGTTGACGCATTATGATTGGCCCGGAAATATACGTGAATTGGAAAATCTAATCGAACGACTAATACTGACCATTGAGGAAACCAATATATCCCCGGAACACTTGCCTCAATCCATCACAGGTCAGATTCACCAGCCTGAAGATTCTTCACTGCTGGAAATGGAGCAGAAATGGGAAGAGAAATTCGATTTAAAGCGGACATTGGAAAAGGTTGAAATCCAACTGCTTACTAAAGCATCTAAGCAATGTAAAACCACTTATGAACTGGCAGATCACTTGGGCATCAGTCAACCAACCGTCATCTATAAATTAAAGAAATACAAAAAATATTTTTAA